One region of Candidatus Omnitrophota bacterium genomic DNA includes:
- a CDS encoding aspartate-semialdehyde dehydrogenase: MKRKNKYNVVVVGVGVVGIEMLRVLRQRNFPVGDLRVLARSAREINVDGEKYSVQAISPEAFDGMDIALFAGTEGEKGAAVTYASEAVKRGCVVIDNGADFRMDPKVPLVVPEVNAADVKKHKGIIANPNCSTIQMVVALNPIHKKVGIKRIIVTTLQASSGAGKSAVEQLKAEAAAISSAGYENIHVDVERSMPQQLAYNVFPHIGSFAECDYTNEEWKLVNETHKIMHAGRIKISATTVRVPVRTGHSESIYIETGKPISPDKVRALLSSSPGIIVEDDPKKGLYPMPKDAEGRDETFVGRIRSDYFVRNGLWLWVVADNLRKGAATNAVQIAECVISYSK; this comes from the coding sequence ATGAAAAGAAAAAATAAATATAATGTAGTCGTCGTTGGAGTAGGTGTCGTAGGGATAGAGATGCTGCGCGTGTTGCGCCAGCGGAATTTCCCGGTAGGAGACCTTCGGGTCTTGGCGCGAAGCGCCAGGGAAATAAATGTTGACGGGGAGAAATATTCCGTCCAGGCGATCTCGCCCGAGGCATTTGACGGGATGGATATAGCGCTTTTTGCCGGCACCGAAGGCGAAAAGGGCGCGGCAGTCACATATGCTTCGGAGGCGGTAAAGAGGGGATGCGTCGTCATAGATAACGGCGCTGATTTTCGCATGGACCCGAAAGTCCCGCTCGTCGTCCCGGAAGTGAACGCCGCCGACGTCAAAAAGCACAAGGGAATAATCGCGAACCCGAACTGCTCGACTATCCAGATGGTCGTAGCGCTTAACCCGATCCATAAAAAAGTCGGGATAAAGAGGATAATCGTCACTACTTTGCAAGCGTCATCAGGCGCAGGCAAGAGTGCCGTTGAACAGCTCAAAGCGGAGGCAGCAGCGATCTCTTCGGCAGGATATGAGAATATCCACGTGGACGTGGAGCGTTCGATGCCGCAGCAGTTAGCTTATAACGTCTTTCCGCACATAGGCAGTTTTGCCGAATGCGATTACACCAACGAGGAGTGGAAGCTGGTCAACGAGACCCATAAAATAATGCATGCCGGCAGGATAAAGATCTCCGCGACCACCGTGAGGGTCCCGGTAAGGACCGGCCATTCCGAGTCCATATATATAGAAACCGGAAAACCGATAAGCCCGGATAAGGTCAGGGCTCTCCTTTCGAGTTCTCCGGGGATCATTGTCGAGGATGACCCAAAAAAGGGCCTTTATCCCATGCCCAAGGATGCGGAGGGAAGGGATGAGACCTTTGTAGGCCGCATCCGCTCCGATTATTTCGTAAGGAACGGGCTGTGGCTGTGGGTCGTCGCTGATAACCTGCGCAAGGGCGCCGCTACAAACGCGGTCCAGATCGCCGAATGCGTAATATCCTACTCAAAATAG
- a CDS encoding endonuclease III: MRRDIPAVIRLLRRRFGRLRFRREKDAVGLLVKTILSQNTSDVTSFRAFDNLKKRFRSWERLRKADVPAIRREIKIAGLSNIKASRIKYALDVIFMQRGSLELDFLGRLDIEAGYGFLRSIKGVGPKTAAIVLLFGFNKPVMPVDTHIFRVTKRLGLIGGKMTPEKAQEYLTAETPADAIKEFHVHLIMHGRQVCTARDPKCPVCNLKQMCKYYGEKHGREGVNNRK, translated from the coding sequence ATGCGGCGCGATATACCGGCTGTGATCAGGCTTTTGCGCCGCCGTTTCGGAAGGCTCAGGTTCAGGAGAGAGAAAGACGCGGTAGGCCTGCTCGTCAAGACGATCCTCTCGCAGAACACCTCTGATGTAACTTCCTTTCGGGCGTTCGACAACCTCAAAAAGCGTTTCAGGAGCTGGGAGAGATTAAGGAAGGCTGACGTCCCGGCCATAAGGCGCGAGATAAAGATCGCCGGGCTTTCAAATATCAAGGCGTCCCGCATCAAATATGCCTTAGACGTGATATTTATGCAGCGGGGCTCGCTGGAGCTGGATTTTTTGGGCCGGCTTGATATAGAGGCAGGATACGGATTCTTAAGGTCAATAAAGGGCGTGGGGCCGAAGACGGCCGCGATAGTCCTGCTCTTCGGGTTTAATAAGCCGGTTATGCCGGTAGATACGCATATATTCAGGGTGACAAAGCGCCTCGGGCTTATAGGCGGAAAGATGACGCCGGAGAAGGCGCAGGAATACCTGACCGCGGAAACACCAGCGGACGCGATAAAGGAATTCCACGTGCACCTGATAATGCACGGCAGGCAGGTATGCACGGCGCGGGACCCGAAATGCCCGGTGTGCAACCTTAAGCAGATGTGTAAATATTACGGAGAAAAGCATGGAAGAGAAGGCGTTAATAATAGGAAATAG
- a CDS encoding thiazole synthase yields the protein MEEKALIIGNREFKSRLLVGTGKYANFDVMKKALEASGAEIVTVAIRRLDLGDAGAKKETLPLSGGKQERGMLDYIDRNKYTILPNTAGCYTAEDAIRIARIARGMGLSELVKLEVIGDEKTLFPDTEALLAATKVLVKEGFTVMPYTNDDPIMAKKLADAGAACVMPLASPIGSGMGILNPINITFIQEAVKVPVIVDAGVGTASDVAVAMELGVDGVLMNTGIAGAKDPVGMARAMRLATEAGRLAYLSGRIAMKQYASPSSPITGIIK from the coding sequence ATGGAAGAGAAGGCGTTAATAATAGGAAATAGGGAGTTTAAGTCTCGGCTGCTCGTCGGCACCGGCAAGTACGCTAATTTCGATGTAATGAAAAAAGCGCTTGAGGCATCCGGCGCCGAAATAGTCACCGTCGCGATAAGGCGGCTTGACCTGGGCGATGCCGGCGCGAAGAAAGAAACTCTACCCCTTTCAGGAGGTAAACAGGAAAGGGGCATGCTTGACTATATCGACAGAAATAAATATACTATATTGCCTAACACGGCAGGCTGCTACACGGCGGAGGACGCTATAAGGATAGCGCGCATTGCCCGAGGTATGGGCCTGTCCGAGCTGGTGAAACTCGAGGTCATAGGTGATGAAAAGACGCTCTTTCCGGACACGGAAGCGCTGCTCGCGGCGACTAAAGTCCTCGTCAAAGAAGGTTTCACCGTCATGCCGTACACGAACGACGACCCTATCATGGCGAAGAAGCTCGCGGACGCGGGCGCGGCGTGCGTCATGCCCCTGGCTTCTCCGATCGGTTCGGGTATGGGGATATTGAACCCAATTAACATAACATTCATCCAGGAAGCGGTCAAAGTGCCGGTGATAGTCGACGCCGGAGTAGGCACGGCCTCGGATGTGGCGGTAGCTATGGAATTAGGTGTCGACGGCGTGCTTATGAATACCGGCATCGCAGGGGCAAAAGACCCTGTTGGGATGGCCCGCGCGATGAGACTGGCGACCGAAGCGGGGAGGTTAGCATATTTGTCGGGAAGGATAGCGATGAAGCAATATGCTTCGCCGTCGAGCCCGATTACAGGGATAATAAAATAA
- the leuC gene encoding 3-isopropylmalate dehydratase large subunit: MGYTITEKILMAHADKKSISPGDLIDCKVDLCLGNDITAPIAISEFEKAGAGKVFDNKKIALVPDHFSPAKDIKSAEQLKVLREFANKHSIKYYYEIGCMGIEHALLPEEGLTVPGDLIIGADSHTCTYGAVGAFSTGVGSTDLAAVFIRGRIWFKVPESIKFIYSGKLNKWVGGKDLILYTIGDIGVDGALYRAMEFTGAAIERLPMDDRFAMCNMAIEAGGKNGIIAADETTLKYVKETTRKSKKKWKIYKSDKDAQYSEVKEYDASKLEPMVSLPPLPSNAKPVSQVKNVRIDQSVIGSCTNGRISDLRMAAKVLKGKKVHKDVRCIIFPATQAVYLQAMDEGLLEIFVRSGCAVSTPTCGPCLGGHMGILAAGERSIATTNRNFVGRMGHLKSEVYLSNPAVAAASAIKGRIAHPEEVI, from the coding sequence ATGGGATACACGATAACAGAAAAGATATTGATGGCGCATGCGGACAAGAAGTCGATATCGCCCGGCGATTTGATCGACTGCAAGGTCGACCTCTGCCTCGGCAACGACATCACCGCGCCTATAGCGATATCGGAGTTTGAGAAGGCCGGCGCGGGCAAGGTCTTCGATAATAAGAAGATAGCGCTTGTCCCGGACCACTTCTCTCCGGCAAAGGATATTAAGTCCGCCGAGCAGCTTAAAGTTTTAAGGGAGTTCGCGAATAAACACAGCATCAAATATTATTATGAGATCGGTTGTATGGGGATCGAGCATGCGCTCCTCCCGGAAGAGGGCTTGACTGTTCCCGGCGACCTCATAATCGGCGCGGATTCGCATACCTGCACCTACGGCGCTGTCGGCGCGTTCTCGACAGGCGTCGGCTCGACAGACCTCGCCGCAGTATTCATAAGGGGCAGGATCTGGTTCAAGGTGCCGGAATCGATAAAATTTATCTACAGCGGAAAACTCAACAAATGGGTAGGAGGCAAGGACCTCATACTCTATACGATCGGCGATATCGGCGTAGACGGCGCTTTGTATAGGGCGATGGAATTCACAGGCGCCGCGATCGAGCGCCTCCCGATGGACGACCGTTTCGCGATGTGCAATATGGCCATCGAGGCCGGCGGCAAGAACGGCATCATCGCGGCCGATGAAACTACATTGAAATACGTGAAAGAAACTACCCGGAAATCCAAGAAGAAATGGAAAATATACAAGAGCGATAAGGACGCGCAATATAGCGAGGTAAAGGAATATGATGCCTCGAAACTCGAGCCGATGGTATCCTTGCCGCCGTTGCCGTCTAACGCGAAGCCTGTAAGCCAGGTCAAGAACGTCAGGATCGACCAGTCGGTAATCGGCTCGTGCACGAACGGCCGCATCAGTGACTTGAGGATGGCCGCGAAGGTCTTGAAGGGAAAGAAGGTCCATAAAGACGTGCGATGCATAATCTTCCCGGCGACGCAGGCGGTATATTTACAGGCGATGGACGAGGGATTGCTCGAGATATTCGTGAGATCGGGATGCGCTGTTTCCACTCCCACATGCGGGCCGTGTTTAGGCGGCCATATGGGGATATTGGCCGCGGGCGAGCGCTCTATCGCGACGACGAACCGCAACTTCGTAGGGAGAATGGGGCACTTGAAATCAGAGGTCTATCTCTCGAACCCGGCTGTAGCAGCGGCTAGCGCGATAAAAGGCAGGATCGCGCATCCGGAGGAAGTAATATGA
- a CDS encoding 3-isopropylmalate dehydratase small subunit, with product MILKGKAWKFGNDINTDEIIPAKCLVSVDPKVLGENCMDGIIPGFSKKISSGDIIVGGKNFGCGSSREHAPLAIKGCGISCVIADSFARIFYRNSINIGLPIFECPEAAKSIEEGDEVEADASTGFIRNLTKNKKYQAKPMPAFMQELIEAGGLMKWVVKKK from the coding sequence ATGATACTCAAAGGGAAGGCCTGGAAATTCGGGAACGACATAAACACCGATGAGATAATCCCGGCGAAGTGCCTTGTTTCGGTTGACCCGAAGGTGCTCGGTGAGAATTGCATGGACGGTATAATCCCGGGATTTTCGAAGAAGATCTCTTCCGGAGATATAATCGTCGGCGGTAAGAACTTCGGCTGCGGTTCGAGCCGCGAGCACGCGCCGCTCGCGATAAAAGGATGCGGTATCTCATGCGTCATCGCGGACAGCTTCGCGAGGATATTCTACAGGAACAGCATAAACATAGGCCTCCCGATATTCGAGTGCCCGGAGGCAGCAAAATCAATAGAAGAAGGCGACGAAGTGGAAGCCGACGCCTCGACAGGGTTTATAAGGAACCTCACAAAAAACAAGAAGTACCAGGCAAAGCCCATGCCCGCGTTCATGCAGGAGCTTATCGAAGCGGGCGGGCTCATGAAATGGGTGGTCAAGAAAAAATGA
- a CDS encoding 3-isopropylmalate dehydrogenase: MSNYRIAVIPGDGTGPEVINEGLKVLKAASDKFGFKYESKIFDFSGERYLRTGKTVDEKDIEELKKYNGIYLGAVGHPDVKPGILEQQVLLKLRFSLDQYINLRPVKLYNSAYCPLKDKKPEDIDFVVVRENSEGLYKGMGEFQKKGSDEEVAIQISYNTRKGVERCIRYAFELCKKRNKKNKLTLCGKTNVLTYAWDLWQRTFNEVAKEFPGVKTDYAHVDATTMWFVKNPEWFDVIVTDNLFGDIITDLGAMIQGGMGIAAGGNINPKGVSMFEPIGGSAPKYTGQNVINPLAAICAGGMMLENLGEEKAGKAIEDAVIKVVNTKFKSLAAGKMGYSTSEVGDMVAGMI; encoded by the coding sequence ATGAGTAATTACAGGATAGCGGTCATACCCGGAGACGGGACAGGGCCGGAAGTAATAAATGAAGGTCTTAAGGTCTTAAAAGCCGCGAGCGATAAGTTCGGCTTCAAATATGAGTCGAAGATATTCGATTTCAGCGGCGAGCGCTACTTAAGGACGGGAAAGACCGTCGATGAAAAGGACATCGAGGAGCTCAAAAAATATAACGGGATCTATCTCGGCGCTGTCGGGCATCCTGATGTAAAACCAGGCATCCTCGAACAGCAGGTCCTGCTTAAATTGCGGTTTTCGCTCGACCAGTATATAAACCTCCGCCCGGTAAAACTCTATAACTCGGCATACTGCCCGCTCAAGGATAAGAAACCTGAAGATATAGATTTTGTCGTCGTGCGCGAGAATTCGGAAGGCCTCTACAAGGGGATGGGCGAGTTCCAGAAGAAAGGGTCTGACGAAGAGGTGGCTATACAGATCTCTTATAACACCCGCAAGGGCGTCGAGCGCTGTATCCGTTACGCTTTCGAGTTATGCAAGAAGCGCAACAAGAAAAATAAACTCACGCTTTGCGGCAAGACGAACGTCCTGACTTACGCTTGGGATCTGTGGCAGAGGACGTTCAACGAGGTCGCGAAAGAGTTTCCCGGGGTCAAGACAGATTACGCGCATGTCGACGCGACTACGATGTGGTTCGTCAAGAATCCGGAATGGTTCGACGTCATAGTGACAGACAACCTCTTCGGCGATATCATAACCGATCTCGGCGCTATGATACAGGGCGGAATGGGTATTGCGGCCGGCGGGAACATCAACCCGAAAGGCGTATCGATGTTCGAACCGATAGGCGGCTCGGCCCCGAAGTACACGGGCCAGAATGTGATCAACCCCCTGGCCGCTATCTGCGCCGGCGGGATGATGCTCGAAAACCTCGGCGAGGAGAAAGCCGGAAAGGCGATAGAGGACGCGGTCATAAAGGTCGTGAACACGAAATTTAAGTCGCTCGCGGCCGGTAAAATGGGTTATTCGACGAGCGAAGTCGGCGATATGGTCGCCGGAATGATATAA
- the glgC gene encoding glucose-1-phosphate adenylyltransferase, producing MKNVIAFIMAGGKGERLIPLTRDRTKPAVPFGGIYRIIDVTLSNCINSGIRQIHVLLQYKCNSLIRHLRLGWNIFDAELGEYIDIVPAQMRTGDTWYMGTADSIYQNLYFIETEKPEYVLILAGDHIYKMNYAEMIDYHIAKSADCTVAVVEIDKKDSQHFGVLEVDRNERILGFEEKPKTPKTIPGDPAHIYASMGIYVFKTDVLKEVLNADSHDPASKHDFGKNILPGMVARKEKVFAYNFKDENKKEAQYWRDIGTLDAYYEANMDLVGVTPIFNLYDKEWPIRTYMEKYPPAKFVFAGGDDGARIGVAIDSMVSNGCIISGGKVDRSILSPNVRVNSYASVTDSIVMEGVDIGRNARIRRAIIDKDVKVPQGTEIGYDLGEDKKRFTVTESGLVVVAKSTVIER from the coding sequence ATGAAGAACGTAATAGCATTCATAATGGCGGGAGGGAAGGGCGAGAGGCTCATCCCCCTGACGAGGGACAGGACCAAACCGGCCGTCCCATTCGGCGGGATATACAGGATCATCGACGTCACTCTCTCGAACTGCATAAACTCGGGAATACGCCAGATCCACGTCCTCTTGCAGTATAAATGCAATTCGCTCATAAGGCATTTGCGTCTCGGCTGGAACATATTCGACGCCGAACTCGGCGAATATATAGATATCGTTCCTGCGCAGATGAGGACCGGCGATACGTGGTACATGGGCACGGCCGATTCGATATACCAGAACCTTTATTTCATCGAGACCGAGAAGCCGGAATATGTACTGATACTCGCCGGCGACCATATCTATAAGATGAATTATGCGGAGATGATCGACTATCATATAGCGAAAAGCGCTGACTGCACCGTCGCGGTAGTCGAGATAGATAAGAAGGATTCGCAGCATTTCGGGGTGCTCGAAGTCGACCGCAACGAGAGGATACTCGGTTTCGAGGAGAAGCCGAAGACCCCTAAGACGATCCCCGGCGACCCGGCCCATATCTACGCGTCGATGGGCATATACGTCTTCAAGACAGATGTGCTAAAAGAGGTGCTTAACGCGGACTCGCACGACCCGGCGAGCAAACACGATTTTGGCAAGAATATCCTCCCCGGGATGGTCGCGAGGAAGGAGAAGGTCTTTGCTTATAATTTTAAGGACGAGAACAAGAAAGAGGCGCAATACTGGCGCGATATAGGGACGCTCGACGCTTATTACGAGGCGAATATGGACCTTGTCGGCGTGACGCCGATCTTCAACCTTTATGACAAGGAATGGCCGATCCGCACCTATATGGAGAAATACCCGCCGGCCAAGTTCGTTTTCGCCGGAGGCGACGACGGCGCGCGCATCGGCGTGGCGATAGATTCGATGGTCTCGAACGGATGCATAATATCCGGCGGCAAGGTCGACCGCTCTATACTCTCGCCGAACGTGAGGGTAAACAGCTACGCCAGCGTCACCGATTCGATAGTGATGGAAGGCGTGGATATCGGCCGCAACGCCAGGATAAGGCGCGCGATAATAGATAAAGATGTTAAAGTCCCGCAGGGGACAGAGATCGGATACGATCTCGGGGAAGATAAGAAGAGATTTACGGTGACCGAGTCCGGGTTGGTCGTTGTAGCCAAGAGCACGGTCATAGAAAGATAG
- a CDS encoding sodium-dependent transporter, translated as MAGKARQAWGSKLGIIMAVAGSAVGLGNFLRFPVKAASNGGGAFMIPYFVALLLLGIPLMWIEWSLGRYGGGFEHGTAPGIFHSLLKKNRFIKYFGIIGIFGPLVILIYYTYIESWTLAYSYFALTGKYAGAEGQAQMQSFLGAYQGLEKNQFFDSLKTSYIFFVITFFLNITVIYYGIKGGIEKVCKWAMPALLMCGVLLAVRVISLGAPNPATPAWSSFNGMGFLWNPNFSALKDPKVWLEAAGQIFFTLSVGIGVILTYASYLKKTNDVTLSGLTAVSTNEFAEVILGGSIVITAAFVFFGPIGAQDVAKSGSFNLGFVTMPLIFQKVSFGAFFGFIWFLMLFLGGITSSVSLAQPTVAFMEDEFNLTRKKAVTILGAVAFVLCQPAIFFLSRGVLDELDFWGGTFCLVLFATIETILFTWVFGIDKAWEEMHHGAELRIPRIYKFIMRYVTPVFLLIILGWYFVQSGMDMLLMKNVSPENKPYVLGTRLMLAAVLAGLAIAVKIAWRRKKGGLD; from the coding sequence ATGGCGGGCAAGGCCAGGCAGGCGTGGGGATCGAAATTAGGGATAATTATGGCTGTCGCAGGCTCTGCGGTCGGCCTGGGGAATTTCCTCAGGTTCCCGGTAAAAGCGGCCAGCAACGGCGGCGGCGCTTTCATGATACCGTATTTCGTGGCGCTCCTGTTATTAGGCATACCGCTGATGTGGATAGAGTGGTCGCTCGGCCGTTACGGCGGAGGGTTCGAGCACGGCACGGCGCCCGGCATATTCCATTCGTTGCTCAAGAAGAACCGTTTCATCAAATATTTCGGCATAATAGGGATATTCGGCCCGCTAGTCATATTGATATATTACACCTACATCGAGTCGTGGACCCTCGCCTACAGTTATTTTGCCCTCACAGGGAAATACGCGGGCGCCGAGGGGCAGGCGCAAATGCAATCCTTTCTCGGCGCTTACCAGGGCCTGGAGAAGAACCAGTTCTTCGATTCCCTTAAGACATCTTACATATTTTTTGTGATAACTTTCTTCTTAAACATTACGGTAATCTATTACGGAATAAAGGGAGGGATAGAAAAAGTCTGCAAATGGGCGATGCCTGCGCTGCTCATGTGCGGCGTCCTGCTCGCGGTGAGGGTAATAAGCTTAGGCGCGCCGAACCCGGCTACGCCTGCCTGGAGTTCGTTTAACGGCATGGGTTTCCTATGGAACCCCAATTTTTCGGCTCTCAAGGACCCTAAGGTTTGGCTCGAGGCCGCCGGACAGATATTCTTCACGTTGAGCGTCGGCATAGGCGTTATCCTTACCTATGCGAGCTACTTAAAGAAGACCAATGATGTTACTCTGTCGGGATTGACCGCAGTGAGCACGAACGAGTTCGCCGAGGTCATCCTCGGGGGAAGCATAGTGATCACCGCGGCGTTCGTTTTCTTCGGCCCGATAGGCGCGCAGGATGTGGCGAAGAGCGGCTCTTTTAATCTCGGGTTCGTGACGATGCCTTTAATATTCCAGAAAGTCTCATTCGGCGCATTCTTCGGTTTCATCTGGTTCCTGATGCTATTTCTGGGCGGAATCACTTCGTCGGTATCGCTTGCCCAGCCGACAGTTGCGTTCATGGAGGATGAATTCAACCTGACAAGGAAGAAGGCCGTAACGATATTAGGAGCGGTAGCTTTCGTACTCTGCCAGCCGGCTATATTCTTCTTAAGCAGGGGAGTCCTGGACGAGCTCGACTTCTGGGGAGGTACTTTCTGCCTTGTCCTGTTCGCGACTATCGAGACGATCCTGTTCACATGGGTATTCGGCATAGATAAGGCGTGGGAGGAGATGCATCACGGCGCCGAACTGCGCATCCCGCGAATATACAAATTTATAATGAGATACGTGACCCCGGTATTTTTGCTGATCATCCTCGGCTGGTATTTCGTGCAATCCGGTATGGATATGCTGCTTATGAAGAACGTAAGCCCTGAGAATAAGCCCTATGTCCTTGGGACTAGGCTTATGCTAGCGGCTGTGCTGGCAGGTCTCGCGATAGCGGTAAAGATCGCGTGGCGCAGAAAGAAGGGCGGATTGGATTAA
- a CDS encoding N-acetyltransferase, producing MVRKAQVKDVARIHELIGYYAGKNMMLPRAESEIAENIRDFWVYEKGSALIGCGALHIFSNKLAEIRSLAVDAGHVKSGVGTGLVKSCLKEAQDMGIKSVFVLTQKSDFFKRFGFMPTEKKKLPQKIWTDCSICAKFAKCDEIAYIKEL from the coding sequence ATGGTAAGGAAGGCGCAGGTAAAAGACGTAGCGCGTATACATGAGCTTATCGGCTATTATGCCGGCAAGAACATGATGCTTCCACGCGCCGAGAGCGAGATAGCCGAGAACATAAGGGATTTCTGGGTATATGAGAAGGGCAGCGCCCTGATAGGTTGCGGCGCGCTGCATATTTTCTCGAATAAATTGGCAGAGATAAGGTCTTTGGCGGTCGATGCCGGACACGTGAAATCAGGGGTCGGTACCGGGCTGGTGAAGTCATGCCTGAAAGAAGCGCAGGATATGGGGATAAAGAGCGTCTTCGTGCTTACGCAGAAATCCGATTTCTTCAAGAGATTCGGATTTATGCCGACCGAGAAGAAGAAGCTGCCGCAGAAGATATGGACAGATTGCAGCATCTGCGCGAAGTTCGCGAAGTGCGATGAAATAGCGTATATCAAGGAGTTGTAA
- the rpsI gene encoding 30S ribosomal protein S9: protein MQAQALFLGTGRRKESTARVILKSGSGQFVVNKRTLDDYFPRETLRGILKEPLEVTQTAAKYDIFVNVAGGGVASQAGAVRLGIARALLKADSTYRSVLRGKGLLTRDPRMKERKKYGQKGARSHFQWTKR, encoded by the coding sequence ATGCAAGCGCAGGCATTATTTCTAGGTACAGGAAGAAGGAAAGAGTCTACGGCCAGGGTCATATTAAAATCCGGCTCAGGCCAGTTCGTCGTCAACAAAAGGACTCTCGATGATTATTTTCCGAGGGAGACGCTTAGGGGGATCCTTAAAGAACCGCTTGAAGTGACACAGACCGCGGCAAAATACGACATTTTTGTGAATGTTGCAGGCGGCGGCGTGGCAAGCCAGGCAGGCGCTGTGCGTCTGGGCATAGCCCGCGCCTTGCTCAAGGCGGATTCTACTTACCGTTCCGTTCTCCGCGGCAAAGGCCTTTTGACCCGCGATCCGCGCATGAAGGAACGTAAAAAGTACGGACAAAAAGGAGCCCGCAGCCATTTCCAGTGGACTAAACGTTAG
- the truA gene encoding tRNA pseudouridine(38-40) synthase TruA, translating to MRNILLKIEYDGTDYAGWQSQKNAKSIQDTIEAALKRITGRKARLISCGRTDSGVHALSLFANFKTGSKIPPCKLQRALNSVLPKDIAIKEAKEVPPEFNSRFDAKSKLYRYTIMNGSSRSAISGNFTVYLPYKLNVALMKKEAKTLAGKHDFKSFQAADRVERSSVRTINKLDIKKKGEAIVIDVEADGFLYNMVRNIAGTLIDIGRGRLPPGSMARILKAKDRKLAGETAPAKGLCLMEVKY from the coding sequence ATGCGTAATATCCTACTCAAAATAGAATACGACGGCACGGATTACGCCGGTTGGCAGTCGCAAAAGAACGCTAAAAGTATACAGGATACCATAGAAGCCGCGCTTAAACGGATAACAGGCCGTAAGGCGCGGCTTATCTCTTGCGGGAGGACCGACTCCGGCGTCCACGCGTTAAGCCTGTTCGCGAATTTTAAGACCGGGTCGAAGATCCCGCCCTGCAAGCTGCAGAGGGCGCTCAACAGCGTCCTGCCCAAGGATATAGCGATAAAGGAAGCAAAAGAAGTCCCGCCTGAATTCAATTCAAGGTTCGACGCGAAGTCTAAACTATACCGCTACACGATAATGAACGGCTCATCCCGGTCCGCGATCTCCGGGAATTTTACCGTATACCTTCCTTATAAGCTTAATGTCGCATTGATGAAAAAAGAAGCTAAGACTCTCGCGGGAAAACATGATTTTAAATCGTTCCAGGCCGCGGACAGGGTTGAACGCTCCTCGGTCCGCACGATAAATAAGCTCGATATAAAAAAGAAGGGAGAAGCGATAGTTATTGATGTCGAGGCAGACGGATTTTTGTACAATATGGTAAGGAATATCGCCGGGACGTTGATAGATATCGGCCGCGGAAGGCTTCCGCCGGGGAGCATGGCCCGTATCCTTAAAGCAAAGGATAGGAAACTTGCCGGCGAGACAGCCCCGGCAAAGGGGTTGTGCCTTATGGAGGTCAAATACTGA
- the rplM gene encoding 50S ribosomal protein L13: protein MVKKEVKTAEKWFLVDADGKILGRVAVAVARVLSGKNKPTYRRDLNTGDGVVVVNAAKIKVTGNKLSAKEYDWYSGYPNGRRSEMLGDLLVRKPEYVITHAVKGMLPKNKVGKSALGKLKVFAGKEHNMAAQKPELLKV, encoded by the coding sequence ATGGTAAAAAAGGAAGTCAAAACAGCCGAAAAATGGTTTTTAGTCGATGCCGACGGCAAGATCCTGGGAAGGGTCGCCGTGGCGGTCGCGCGCGTACTTTCGGGCAAAAATAAGCCCACGTACCGCAGGGACCTAAATACCGGAGACGGCGTAGTCGTTGTGAACGCCGCAAAGATAAAAGTGACCGGGAATAAATTGAGCGCAAAAGAATATGACTGGTATTCAGGTTATCCGAACGGGAGGAGGTCCGAGATGTTGGGGGACCTGCTGGTGAGGAAGCCGGAATACGTCATTACCCACGCGGTAAAAGGCATGCTGCCGAAGAACAAGGTCGGAAAGAGCGCGTTGGGCAAATTGAAAGTATTCGCGGGCAAAGAACATAACATGGCGGCCCAGAAACCCGAACTTTTAAAGGTATAA